One Polynucleobacter sp. MWH-Spelu-300-X4 genomic window carries:
- a CDS encoding carbon-nitrogen hydrolase family protein, producing the protein MTSSAQLSVASIQMVSSPSWEDNLSSATQQISAAKSAGANLIALPEYFCLMGHSDQDKVKICEQFGDGPIQDALKNLAIKYQVYLVAGTIPLASTDKNKVRNSTLVFSPSGEVISRYDKIHLFGFKQGDENYQESNTIEPGTTPTSFTITHQNTEWNIGLSICYDMRFPELYRAIGVVDCHVIPAAFTYTTGKAHWEILLRARAIENQCYVLASAQGGKHNNGRRTWGQSMLVNPWGEIESELKDGEGFVIGHLKKELIHEIRTKLPALQHRTL; encoded by the coding sequence ATGACCTCATCCGCACAGCTATCCGTTGCCAGCATACAAATGGTGTCTTCACCATCTTGGGAAGATAACCTTAGCTCTGCCACACAGCAAATATCTGCTGCTAAATCTGCTGGGGCTAACCTGATCGCCTTACCCGAATATTTCTGCTTAATGGGTCATTCAGATCAAGATAAAGTCAAAATATGCGAACAGTTTGGAGATGGGCCTATACAGGACGCCCTCAAAAATTTAGCCATCAAATACCAGGTCTATTTAGTTGCAGGAACCATCCCACTGGCATCAACTGATAAAAACAAAGTGAGGAACTCAACTTTGGTGTTTAGTCCATCTGGCGAAGTCATTAGTCGTTACGACAAGATTCATTTATTTGGATTTAAGCAAGGTGACGAGAACTATCAAGAATCCAATACGATTGAGCCCGGTACAACACCTACAAGTTTTACGATCACTCACCAAAATACCGAATGGAACATTGGACTATCTATTTGCTATGACATGAGGTTCCCAGAGCTATATAGAGCGATCGGAGTTGTAGATTGCCATGTCATACCAGCAGCATTCACCTACACGACCGGTAAAGCTCATTGGGAAATATTATTACGGGCCCGCGCTATTGAAAATCAGTGTTATGTCTTAGCCAGCGCTCAAGGTGGAAAACACAATAACGGTAGAAGAACTTGGGGGCAAAGCATGTTAGTTAACCCCTGGGGAGAAATCGAATCAGAATTAAAGGATGGTGAAGGCTTCGTCATCGGCCATCTTAAGAAAGAGCTGATTCATGAAATACGTACAAAACTACCCGCCCTACAGCATCGCACTCTTTAA